One Candidatus Bathyarchaeota archaeon genomic region harbors:
- a CDS encoding 50S ribosomal protein L21e translates to MKGMSKGYRNKTRALLRKKVREHGKLGLSRLLHTYNPGDKVVIKIDPSVHKGMPHRRYHGKIGVIVGKRGRSYEVTVTQGDEIKEVIVRPEHLQPHREG, encoded by the coding sequence ATAAAAGGAATGTCTAAGGGGTATCGAAATAAAACCCGGGCATTACTAAGGAAAAAAGTTAGGGAACATGGAAAATTAGGTCTAAGCAGGCTTCTTCACACATATAACCCAGGCGATAAGGTTGTAATAAAGATTGATCCTAGCGTCCACAAAGGCATGCCGCATCGCCGATACCATGGCAAGATAGGTGTGATAGTAGGTAAAAGAGGAAGATCTTACGAGGTAACAGTTACGCAAGGAGACGAAATCAAAGAGGTTATTGTCAGACCTGAACACCTGCAGCCGCATCGTGAGGGGTAA
- a CDS encoding RNA polymerase Rpb4 family protein — protein MARRLIKTQPISIPQVKKILQSIGEENLDQFQRRSLDYAIKFSKIDAASAESLLEELKKEALMEEEEAIQIINCMPKSIEELRVFLAGGRKIIETSKLELILNLLDKYRSKGEDQS, from the coding sequence ATGGCGAGGAGATTGATAAAGACTCAGCCAATTTCTATCCCACAAGTGAAAAAAATACTCCAATCCATCGGTGAGGAGAATTTAGATCAGTTTCAGCGCAGATCACTTGACTATGCCATAAAATTCTCCAAAATAGATGCAGCCTCAGCAGAGAGCTTACTAGAAGAATTGAAGAAAGAAGCGTTGATGGAAGAAGAAGAGGCTATTCAAATAATCAATTGTATGCCGAAAAGTATAGAAGAGTTAAGGGTTTTTTTGGCTGGCGGCAGAAAGATAATTGAAACATCCAAATTGGAGCTAATCTTAAATCTTTTAGACAAGTACAGAAGCAAAGGTGAAGATCAAAGTTAA